The Streptomyces sp. NBC_00286 nucleotide sequence GACCAGTACCACGTCGGCTCCCCAACCGCGGTACTCCGCGACGTCCTTCGGGCCCGTCACTCCTGATTCCGCGACCTTGACCGTGCCTTCGGGGATGCCCGTCACGAGGTCGGCGAACACGGTGCGATCCACGTCCAGCGTTGTCAGGTCCCGCGCGTTGATTCCGAGAAGCTCAGCTCCTGCGGCGCCGGCGCGCCGCACTTCGTCGGCCGTGTGCGCCTCCACGAGCGGCGTCAGACCCAACTCCTTGCACAGCCCCATCAAAGCCGCGAGTTGGCCGTCGTCCAGCGACACGACCATGAGAAGCGCAAGATCGGCGCCGTGTGCGCGAGCTTCCCACAGCTGGTAGGGGTCGACGATGAAGTCCTTGCGCAGGACGGGCACGTCGACCCGGGCACGTACGGCGTCCAGATCGGCGAGGGAGCCGCCGAAGCGCCTGCTCTCGGTGAGCACGCTGATCGCGGCGGCACCGCCGGCCGCGTACTGCGCGGCGAGGGACGCAGGGTCGGGGATGTCCGCCAGCGCGCCCTTGCTGGGGCTCTTTCGCTTCACCTCGGCAATGATGGACACCCCGGGCGCGCGGAAAGCGGGCAGGGGGTCGAGCGCGGGTGCCGCGTCTGCCGCCCGGGAGCGCAGCTCCGCCAACGGCGTCGCACGCTTACGTTGTTCCAGGTCTTCGCGAACTCCCGCGAGGATCCCGTCGAGAACGGTCATTACCCTCTCCCTGCCGAATCGTCTGACGCTCCGGATGTCCCACGGCTTGCCTGACGCCGTCCACCACCCACGTCCAAGTCGTCCCCAGAACGCAGGCAGTTGGGATCGATCATGGCGAGAGTATCGGCCCGGCCTCGGGGCACGGGAATCGGACTTCTCGCGGACGCGCGACTCCGCGGTTCCGTCAGGGGATGCCCAAGCGCTGGCGGTAGGACGGGAGCCGCCACCTGACCGCCCGTCAAGCAGGTCATCGACGCCCGCGTCGCACTGGAGGCCCAGCGCCTGCTCGCCCACACCGACGAGTCGGTCGCCACGTTCGCCCGCCGCCTCGGCTTCTCCGGCCCCACGAACTTCGGCATGTTTCGGGGAAACCGCACTGGCCGTGGCGAAGGGGCGGCCTACCGGAGGGCCGCGTATTCGGTCGCTACCCGTGCGCCGAGGCGGGCGTTGTTCTTGACCAGGGCGATGTTGGTCCGCAGGCTTTCGCCGTTGGTGAGTTCGACGATGCGGCCCAGCAGGTACGGTGTGGCCTCCTTGCCCGAGATACCGGCCTTCTCCATTTCGGTGACGGCCTGTTCGATGATGCCGTCGATCTGGGACGCCGGGATTTCGTCGTCCTCGGGGACGGGGTTGGCGACGCTGACGCCGCCGGAGATGCCCAGGTCCCAGCGGGCGTGCATGACAGCGGCGATCTCCCGTGCCGAATCGACTCGCATGGGGGAAGGAAAGCCGCTGCTGCGCGAGAAGAAGGCGGGGAATTCGTCGGTGCCGTAACTGAGCACGGGCACGCCCAGGGTTTCCAGTGTCTCCAGGGTGAGCCCGATGTCGAGGATGCTCTTCACGCCGGCGCTGATGACCGCGACGTTGGTGGCGGCGAGTTCCGTAAGGTCCGCGCTGACGTCGAAGGTCACCGGTGCGCCGCGGTGGACTCCGCCGATGCCGCCGGTCACGAAGACACTGATCCCGGCCAGGGCAGCGAGCCGCATGGTGCCGGCGACGGTGGTCGCGCCGTGCCCTCCGCGTGCCATCACGTAGGCCAGGTCGCGCACGCTGGCCTTGGTCACGTCCGTGCTGGTCGCGAGCAGTTCCAGATCTGCCTGGGTCAGACCGATGAAGGGCCGGCCGTGCAGGACGGCGATGGTCGCCGGGACCGCTCCGCCGGCCCGGATGATGTCCTCGACCTGGGTGGCCATCTCCACGTTCTGCGGATACGGCATGCCATGGCTGATGATGGTGGATTCGAGGGCGACGACCGGGCGACCGTCGTGCAGCGCCTCGCGAACCTCCTCGGTCAGGGTCAGCCTGGGGTGCGGGACGGTCATGTCTGGCTCCAACTCGGGTCGTTGAGGGTGTCCTCGATGAGTCGCGGGGTCAGGTCCAGGCGCACCGTGGCCTCGCTGGCGACCGTCAGCGCCGCGGCGGCGTGGCCGTAGCGGGCCGCGTCGACCGGCTCGCTGCCCGCCAGCAGTGCGTGTACGAAGGCGCCGAGCATGGCGTCGCCGGCGCCCGTGACATCGCGGACGTCGGCGGGCGGCGCGGTGAGGAACGTATGGCCGTCATCGGCGGTGCTCAGCAGACTGCCGCGCTCACCGAGCCGTATCCAGACGTGCCGCACGCCACGCTCGTGCAGGAGGGCGGCGGCCGCGATCACGTCCTTCTCCTCGGTGCCGACGGGCCGGCCGGTGATCGCCTCGAGCTCCTCCAGGTTCGGAGTGAGGGCGAAGATCGGCCGCTCCCGGGCGATCAGCGGGGCAAGGAGTGCGGCCTTGGGTGCGCTCACCGGGTCGATCACGGTCGGGACACCGGCGGGGTGGGCGATGTCCAGCGCGTATGTCAGCACGGGGGCCGGGAGATTGCCGTCGAGTACAAGCAGGCTCGCGTTCGCGATGAGCTCCCGCGCGTGCTGGAGGTCTTGGGGCGTGAGGGCGTCCGTGGCCGCCATGTCCGAGATGGCCACCACCATGTCCCCGTCGGCATCGAGCACCGCGGTGTAGGTGCCGGTCGGATGCGTGCTGCGGTGCACATGGTCCACACGCACACCCGCTGCCTGCGTGTCACCGAGCAGCCGCCCGCCCGCCGCGTCGCGCCCAACCGCCGCGATGAGGTGGGTCGGGGTGCCCAGCCGCGCCAGGTTCTCCGCGACGTTGCGTCCGACCCCGCCCGGAGTGGTGTTCGACCGGCCGGGGTTGCTCGTACGGTGCTGGACGGGCGCGAGGCTGCAGACCTTGTTGTCGATGTTCGCGCCGCCGATGACCACCACCGCGTTCTCCTGACGCAGGATGTAGCCGCGCCCCAGGATCGCGCCCTTCTTGCCCAGGTTCGACAGGTGCACGTTCACTGCGGAGCGCGTAGTCCCGATCGCATCCGCGATCGCCTGCGGCCCGGCGAGCGGATCGCGACGCAGGAGCGCGATGATCTCGCGTTCGCGTCGGGTCAGCATCACGCTAAGAAACATAAAGCGTCTTTACGCTACTAAGCAAACCTTTCGTGGCGCAGGCGGGGCCACTTTCCACCGGTGAAGAGCCCGCTGTTAGGGTGCGGTGCCGCGCGGGGCGGAGTAAGGCGGGGGGCCAGGTTGAACCTTCGGAACAGGATCGAACAGGTCGCGGAGCTGCCGCCCGTGTTGGCGGCAGTCCTCGGGATCCTCATGCTCGCCCTGATCGT carries:
- the trpC gene encoding indole-3-glycerol phosphate synthase TrpC, translating into MTVLDGILAGVREDLEQRKRATPLAELRSRAADAAPALDPLPAFRAPGVSIIAEVKRKSPSKGALADIPDPASLAAQYAAGGAAAISVLTESRRFGGSLADLDAVRARVDVPVLRKDFIVDPYQLWEARAHGADLALLMVVSLDDGQLAALMGLCKELGLTPLVEAHTADEVRRAGAAGAELLGINARDLTTLDVDRTVFADLVTGIPEGTVKVAESGVTGPKDVAEYRGWGADVVLVGEALVRSGDPRSAVREFIGAAGA
- a CDS encoding pseudouridine-5'-phosphate glycosidase — protein: MTVPHPRLTLTEEVREALHDGRPVVALESTIISHGMPYPQNVEMATQVEDIIRAGGAVPATIAVLHGRPFIGLTQADLELLATSTDVTKASVRDLAYVMARGGHGATTVAGTMRLAALAGISVFVTGGIGGVHRGAPVTFDVSADLTELAATNVAVISAGVKSILDIGLTLETLETLGVPVLSYGTDEFPAFFSRSSGFPSPMRVDSAREIAAVMHARWDLGISGGVSVANPVPEDDEIPASQIDGIIEQAVTEMEKAGISGKEATPYLLGRIVELTNGESLRTNIALVKNNARLGARVATEYAALR
- a CDS encoding carbohydrate kinase, whose product is MLTRREREIIALLRRDPLAGPQAIADAIGTTRSAVNVHLSNLGKKGAILGRGYILRQENAVVVIGGANIDNKVCSLAPVQHRTSNPGRSNTTPGGVGRNVAENLARLGTPTHLIAAVGRDAAGGRLLGDTQAAGVRVDHVHRSTHPTGTYTAVLDADGDMVVAISDMAATDALTPQDLQHARELIANASLLVLDGNLPAPVLTYALDIAHPAGVPTVIDPVSAPKAALLAPLIARERPIFALTPNLEELEAITGRPVGTEEKDVIAAAALLHERGVRHVWIRLGERGSLLSTADDGHTFLTAPPADVRDVTGAGDAMLGAFVHALLAGSEPVDAARYGHAAAALTVASEATVRLDLTPRLIEDTLNDPSWSQT